The genomic DNA AAACCAGACAAACCCAAGGTTGTTATAGCGGCGTCATTACCGCCGGTAATCATAATATCTGATTCCCCGCGCTGGATTGCTCTAAAAGATATTCCAATAGCGTGAGAAGCGGAAGCACAAGCCGTTGCAATAGACATATTAGGGCCTTTGAATCCAAAATTAATTGCTATTAACCCAGGCGCTTCGTCAGCAATAAGCATAGGAATAAGAAACGGCGAAACCCTTGAAGGTCCTTTCTCTAAAAGAATGGAATGCTGGTCTTCTATAACTTGCAACCCACCAATTCCCGAACCCAAAATCACACCAGCTCTTTCTTTGTCTATTTTTTCTAAATCAATATCTGCATCTTCAACCGCCATATAAGACGAAACTATTGCATACTGCGCAAATTTATCTAAACGCCTTGCATTTTTGGCGTCTATATAAGCGCTTGGGTCAAAGTCTTTCACTTCGCCTGCAATTTGGGAAGTATAAGAGGAAACGTCAAAATAGGTTATTTTTCGTATTCCGCTTTTACCTTCCAGAAGTGAAGCCCAAAATTCTTTGACATTGTTGCCAATAGGCGTAACACATCCCATTCCCGTAATAACTACACGTTTTGGTTGCATATTTTTAGGATCCAGTTTATCAGGATATCAGGAAGAGGTTATCGGGATATCAGGGCATCAGACAAGGATAAAAACACCTGACATCCTGATTTCCTGATATTCTACCTACTGATGCTCCGATATCCTGATATCCTTTTATAGAATTGTTATTTATTATGGTTATTTACGTAGGTTATAGCCTCTCCTACACTGCGAATTTTTTCCGCTTCTTCGTCGGGAATTTCGATGTTAAATGATTCTTCCAACGCCATTACCAATTCCACCGTATCTAGAGAATCGGCTCCCAAATCATCAATGAAAGAAGCGTTTTCGGTTACTTGTTCTTTTTTAACTCCTAATTGTTCAACAATTATGTCTTTTACTTTCTGTTCAATGTCTGACATTCTATCCTCCCTTTTTTAGAATTTAAAAAGAAACTACATTGAATTATATCAGAATTTTTTATTTGCTTACAATATATTATTTAAAACCTATGCCCGGAATTGTTAAATAATTTCATGTTTTTTGCAAAATTGCTATACTGTATGGCATGAAAGAAGCTTGGTTTTATAATGCAACGGAGAATAAAAATGTAACATGTTTTTTATGTCCGCATAACTGCCAAATCAAGCCAGGGGAAAGAGGACAATGCAATGTAAGGGAAAATATCAACGGGAAACTTTATTCACTCGTATATGGGAAAATTATTGCCGAACATATAGACCCAATCGAAAAAAAACCGATTTACCACATATTGCCCGGTTCTTCGTCATACTCAATAGGGACTGTCGGCTGTAATCTTTCCTGCCGCAACTGCCAAAACTGGCAAATATCACAATTAGATAAAAAATCTCCTATTCGAGGAAAAAACACCACTCCCGAAGAAATCGTAAAAAATGCTATTAAAAGTAATTGCAAATCCATTGCTTACACCTATACTGAGCCGACAATTTTTTATGAATTCGCTTATGATTGCGCAGTCCTTGCGCACTTGGAAGGTTTAAAAAATATTTTTGTCACGAACGGTCATATAAACAGCGAACCTTTGGAAAAAATAGCTCCTTTTTTAGATGCGTGTAATGTTGATTTAAAATCTTTCAAAGAAAAAACTTATAAAAAAATCTGCGGGGGGAAATTAGAGCCGGTAAAAAACAGTATAAAACTGATGAAAAAATTAGGAATTTGGGTTGAAATTACGACTTTGATTATTCCAAAAGTAAACGATTCTTTCGAAGAAATCGCCGATATAGCCGATTTTATAAAAGACATTGGAGAAGAAACCCCTTGGCATATATCAGCTTTTTATCCAAATTATCTTATGACGGATATTGCACATACTTCGGTATCTTCCTTAAAAAAAGCCAGACAAATAGGTATGGATAAAGGATTAAAATATGTATATACAGGGAATATCTCGATAGATGAAAACGAAAACACTTACTGCTATAACTGTAAAAATTTACTGATCCAAAGGCAAGGCTTTTCAGTAATTAAAAATATCGTCAAAAACAAAAAATGCCCAAACTGCAATGTAAAAATAGACGGTTTTTTAGAATAATTGTTTTCAAAGTTCAAAAATCTGTATAATCATATATAATATAAAGATTACCACGGGAGGAAAAATGGATAAAAGACAGGAAATTTTAAAATTAGCAAAAAAGGAAAAGATAAGATTCATAAGATTATGGTTTACCGATATATTGGGATTTTTAAAGAGTTTTGCCATTACCATAGATGAACTGGAAGAAGCTTTATATGAAGGCAAGGGTTTTGACGGCTCTTCAGTAGAAGGATTTGCAAGAATAGACGAAAGCGATATGGTCGCTTTACCTGACCCAGACACTTTTGTAATCCTTCCATGGGGACCGTCCAGCGATATAAAAGTCGCAAGAATGTTCTGCGACATTAAAAACCCCGACGGTTCGGCTTATGACGGAGACCCGCGTTATGTCCTAAAACGAATATTAAAAAAGGTCAAAGACATGGGATACACTTTTTATGTGGGACCGGAACTTGAATATTTCTATTTCAAGAATTCGCAACCAAAAGCAGAGCCAATTGATTTCGGAGGATATTTCGACCTGACTCCAATGGACATAGCAAGCGATTTAAGAAAAAAAACAGTAATAGCGTTGCAATCAATGGGCATACCCGTTGAATATTCCCATCACGAAGTAGCACCTTCTCAACATGAAATAGATTTAAGATACAGAGACGCATTAACAATGGCTGACACAGTTATGACTTATCGACTCGTAGTAAAAGAGATAGCATTGCAAAATGGAGTTTACGCCACTTTCATGCCCAAACCAATTTTCGGGGAAAACGGTAGTGGAATGCACATTAATATGTCGCTGTTCAAAGGCAAAAAAAATGTATTCTTTGATAAAAATGACAAGTTACATCTTTCAAAAATCGCAAGGGATTTCATTGCCGGGTTGATGAAGCACGCGCAGGAAGTAACCTCTATAACCAATCAATGGGTAAATTCTTATAAAAGATTAGTTCCGGGATACGAAGCGCCGATTTATATATCATGGGCTCAAAAAAACCGTTCTGATTTAATCAGGATACCAATGTATAAACCCGGCAGAGAAAAATCGACAAGAGTAGAATACCGCGCGCCCGACCCCGCTTGTAATCCTTATCTTGCGTTTTCTATAATGTTAGCTGCGGGACTTGAAGGTATGGAAAAAGGATATAAACTCAAAACTCCGATAGAAAGAAATGTATACGAAATAGGCAAAGAAGAAAGGAAAAAGTTAGGCATAGACACCCTACCCGGCGACTTATACGAAGCTGTTTTGCTTACAAGCAAAAGCAAACTTGTAAAAGAAACTCTGGGAGACCATGTTTTCAATAAATTCCTGGAAAACAAAAAGATAGAATGGAATAATTACAGAGCCCAAGTTACTTCCTATGAAATGGATAGATACTATTCCATATTATAAATTTAAAAATTAAAATGCAAAATTAAAAATTTTAAATTTTGATATGTCATTTTGCTATTTGATTTTTACATTTTAATATTTACACCATGCAAGAACTAATTGAACAAATAAGTATTTGGATTAAAGAAGAAATAAAAAAAGCAGGGAAAGATGGAGTGGTTTTGGGACTTTCAGGCGGATTGGATTCCACAATAACCGCATTTTTATGTAAACAAGCGCTGGGACAAGAAAAAGTTCTGGGAATACTAATGCCATGCCATCCTAATCCGAATGTTTCGGAAGACACCAAGTTGTCCGTTGAATTTTTAAAAATCCCCACTAAATATATAGACCTTACTCCTGCATATGATATGTTTTTATCTATTCTTCCTGAGGGAAACAAAACATCGCACTCCAACTTAAAAGTCCGCCTTCGTATGGCTACGCTCTATTATTTTGCAAATAAGTTTAATTATCTTGTTGCTGGAACAAGCAACAAATCGGAATATAATGTCGGATATTTTACAAAATACGGAGATGGAGCAGTTGACCTTATGCCTATAGCAGATATATACAAAACAGAATTGTTCAAATTAGCAGAATATATAAATGTACCCAAAAAAATAATCGACAAGCCTCCGTCCGCAGACCTATGGGAAGGACAAACCGACGAAAAAGAACTTGGTATAACTTATGAAAAACTGGACAATGCGCTAAAAAATCTTTTAGAAAATAAAAAACCTGCAAATAGTACGCAAGAAGAATTAGTTGAAAAAATGATAAAAGAATCTGTGCACAAAAAAATACTCCCACCAATATTTAAAAGAAAAAATAATTAGTCCCTTCTGCCGTTCCCCCCTCCCTTTCTCTGTCATTCCTGCAGGTAGTAAGCAGGAATCCATTCTTTCGTCATAAAATAGATTCCCGATAAAAACATTCGGGAATGACACACTTCATCATAAATAGATTTATCCCCAAGTGTTTCTATTGGGGATAAAAACCCCCGATTCCTGCATGTAGCAAGCGGGAATCCATTCTTGTAAGCTGTCATTCCTGCATGTAGTAAGCAGGAATCCAATGATGATTTTTTTCGTAGATACTATTTTAGATTCCCGCCTATGCGGGAATGACAAGTGGAGTGTCTGCTATTACAATTTCCCCTGGTTGAGTTCGGATTGCCAATTATTGGTTGTTATAGTTATAATAATAGGTAGAGAGTAAATTATATTATCCGTTTTAAATCATTAACATTATGGAAATACAACAAAAACTCCAACAAAGACTGCAACAAAGACTTATCATGACGCCTCAACTTAGGCAAGCTATGCACATTCTGCAACTTCCGATACTTGAACTAAAAGCTTTGATGCAGGAAGAGTTAATAAATAATCCTTTGCTCCAAGAACAATTAGACGAAGAAAAAGACAAAAATGAAACAGAAGAAACATCACAAGAAAAAAACGAAGAAACAAAAGAATTAGACAGCAAATGGGATGAATATCTACAAATAACAAAATCGCCCAAAAAATATACGCAAGAAGAAAGAGAAAGAAGAAACTATATCGAAAGTTCTATAACCAAGCCCATATCTTTACAACACCATCTGGCTCAACAACTAAAAGAAACCGACTTAAAAAACCTAGATAAAGAAATTGCGGAAACCATTATCGCAAACATAGATGATGACGGGTATTTAAAAGCCGACATAAACGAAATAGCGCACATTCTTGATACCAATAAAGAAAAAATAGAAAAAATTCTTTTGATAATTCAGGGTTTTGATCCTGTCGGAGTCGCCGCAAGGAACCTGCAGGAATGTCTTCTATTGCAATTAAGAGATGAAAAAACGCCTGCCTACCCTGACCAGCAAAAAACAGGGAGGAATGACGCTTTATTAGAAAAAATAATCAATGAACATATAGACGATTTGGCAAACAAGAGATATCATAAAATTACATCTTCTTTAAAAATATCGGATGAAGAGTTAAGGAATAAAATACATATCATAGAAAAATTAGAACCCAAACCCGGCAGACAATATGCTTCTACCGAATTTAATTTTATAGTCCCCGACGTTATCGTTAAAAAAGTAGGTAATGATTACAAAATTATTGTCAACGAAAAGGAACTACCTATTTTAAAAATAACTCCGTCATATAAAAAACTCTTGCAAGAAAGCAAAAAAACCGACAAGACAACAAAATACATAAAAGAAAAACTAACCAGCGCAGAGTGGTTACTAAAGAACATTCGACACCGGCAGGATACGATTTACAGGGTTACATCTTATATTGTCCAAAGACAAAGAGAATTTTTAGACAAAGGAGCCGGACATTTAAAGGTTTTGACATTAAAAGACGTTGCTGAAGCAACAGTTTTACACTCTTCAACCATAAGTAGAGTAACATCCACAAAATACATAGAAACACCGCGGGGAATATTTAAACTTAGATATTTCTTTTCAGGCGGGTTAGCCAAAACAAGCGATTTACTTGAGGATGAAACAGAAATAACAGCATCAAGAAACGTAAAAAATTTAATAAAAACACTTTTTGAAAAGGAATCCCACCTTCACCCGTTATCCGACCAGAAAATGACAGACTTTCTCAATAAACAAGGATATAAAATCGCGCGTCGTACAGTAGCTAAATACAGGGAGCAACTGGGAATCCTGCCTTCCAAGATGAGAAGAACGCTGTGAGGTCAGAAAACAGTATTCAGTGGTCAGTGTACAGTGTTCAGAAAAAAATTAACTACTCAACTGCTTTTTGGGATAGCCAGATTAAAGGATTTAATACGCTTCTTACTGCTTTCTTTAATACTGGATGCTCTTTTATAAATAGAGCCGCACGCGGAGACACTTTATAGTAAGTGGCTACGAAACCTTCACCAACAGGATTAGTAAGCAGGTAGCTGTCTCTGAACCTGCTCAAAACTCTAACCTCAGAAGCCAGCGGAGTTCCAAAAGTTGCTGTTGCTATGAAACAATAATCTTTTACTTCATCGTCATCTCCTCCTTCTTCTCCGATTACGGTCAGGATTACAGTATTGGATGTTGAAGATAGACCTGTGGAGTCGGTAGCTGTAAAAACTACTGTTTCTGTTCCTGACCACCAAACCGGTTGGGAGAAAGAGACATTATTGTCAGCATCAATTGATACGTTTATATATGGATTGTCTAAAGTTGAAGCTGTATATGTTACTGTCTGGTTTCTGGCGGGGATGGTTGAGTTGTTGGGGTCAATAAAATAGTCATCAAGGTCAAAAGAATTATTATTGGAACTGGCTTTAGACCAGGATTGAGGAGATATATAGTCATTATTGGAAGAATAGATGTAGGCAGAGCCGGCATCGGAAAGAGCATAACGAGCCCCCACCAAGACATCGTCTTTGCCATCTCCGTCTATGTCTGAGATGGAAGAGACTGAGTAGCCGAAACTATCATTGGGCGCTATACCGTCGTATTGTTTGATAAGCTCACCAGTGTTGGAAGAGTAGATGTAAGCAGATCCTGCACCAAAAAGGCCGCCAGGGTCAGTGACATAAGCTCCGACTAAAACATCGTCCTTGCCATCTCCGTCTATGTCTGAGATGGAAGAGACGGAGCGGCCGAAACTATCATTGGACGCTATACCATCGTATTGTTTGATAAGCTCACCAGTGTTGGAAGAGTAGATGTAGGCAGAGCCGGCATAACGAGCCCCCACCAAGACATCGTCTTTGCCATCTCCGTCTATGTCTGAGATGGAAGAGACTGAGTAGCCAAAATTATCATTGATAACTCCGCCATCGTATTGTTTGATAAGGCTGCCCGTGTCGGAAGAGTAGATGTAGGCAGATCCGGCGTTGTAAAGACCACCGGGGTCAGTGCTATAAGCTCCGACTAAAACATCGTCCTTGCCATCTCCATCTATGTCTGAAATAGAAGAGACGGAATAGCCGAAATAATCACCTGCTGCTACGCCATCATATTGCTTAATAAGGCTGCCCGTGTTGGAAGAATAGATGTAGGCAGAGCCGGCACTAGAAAGACCGCCTGGGTCAGCCCCATAAGCTCCGACTAAAACATCGTCTTTGCCATCTCCGTCTATGTCTGAAATAGAAGAGACGGACCAGCCGAAACTATCACCTGCTGCTACGCCATCATATTGCTTAATAAGGCTACCTGTGTTGGAAGAGTAGATGTAGGCAGAGCCGGCATTAACAAGACCGCCGGGGGCAGTGCTACAAGCTCCGACTAAAACATCGTCTTTACCATCTCCGTCTATGTCTGAAATAGAAGAGACGGACCAGCCGAAACTATCACCTGCTGCTACGCCATCATATTGCTTAATAAGCCATTTGCCAAAAGTTGGCGCGCTTTCAGGGTCAATCGGGTTTAGATTGCTGTCAACCTCATACTTATCGTTCCAACCATCATCGTCAGTGTCTGCGTCATAGGGGTTGGTGTAATAGGTGAATAGTTCAGCATAGTCAGTTAATCCGTCCTCGTCATAATCAGTATTGCCATCTTGGCTTATTCCCAAAGTATCAATATTATCAGGTAAATTGATGATTATAAATGAGGATCTATCAGGAAAAGAAATTATTACTGGGGAGCTAACCGAAAATTTTATTCCAAAATTATAGATGGCGTTTCCGAAAATAGATTGAGGTTCAGCGAAGGTTTGTTTCCCAGCATAAAGATCATGATTTACCACTTTATTGGGAGAGTCAGCAGTGTTTATGGTAAAGCATTCATCAGTAGTAGGGCTATAAACGCCTGTTTTATCATAACCCAGTATCCCTTGGCTATCGGAAGTTATCCACCAAATATGGTAATAAATATTTGATATCTGGTTTGCCTGAGTATAAGTTCCGTTTTCATCAAAATAGAATTGGATCCAATTGTTGCAATTTCTATTTTCGTTAGAAGTTGGAGCTGTTCTGGAAAAAGTGCCAACATCATTTCCAGAAAGTATACTCCCCCCACCTTGATAATGCGTTTTGATATCGTCTCTCAAATAATATATTCCATCAATATTGGTTTCAGAATGGGAATCGAAGATTTGGAAATAGACTGTATCTGTGGGCCCGTTTAAAGCTGTGTTAGCGGCATTTTTAGTGGTTACTATAACCTGGTAATTGTCTGCGGCGGTAGAAGTGTTAATAATATCTCCCAAGACAATGGTTTTAGCTCCGCCAATGGAAGAAGTCCCAAGACCGTCTCTGGTGATTGTTATTGTCTGGGTAGCTACGGTCAAACTTTGTCCTGCGTCAAAACCCGTCCAAGAAATAAAAGAAGCGCCGGATACATCAAAACCTGCAGGGAATTGAATGGTTATCTTTCCATTATTGGGAATTGTGCCTGATGTATTAAAAGCAATAGTATAACTTGTGGAGTTGTCTGCTGTTACGTCAGATGGAGTAGCGGTAATTTGAACGAGGTTGCTGGCCGCCTGCGCTTGGTTCCCAAATCCTATTATCCCCGCAAGAAAAAACAAAATAACGATGATAATTTTATTTTTCTTATTTTTTTTATTCATAATTTCTCCTCTTTTTTACATTTTTGACGTCATATTTTACAACAAAACATAAAAAAATGCAGGTTCTAATTTTTTCTCAAATAAGGCGCGAACAGTTCTTTGTATAACTTTTCGGCATTTGACTGCGAACCTTGCATTGGTGGAAAACCTGAATATTTTTTTGCCTCTTCCACGTCTCTTAGAATATCAAGAGAGTACTGGCTTTTTGAATAAAACCATCCTTTTTCCATATAATATTGCGACAGATAAACCTGTTCAGTCTGTCCCGAGGTCGGTATAAAAAGGCATTTTGTCTTTCCTAATTCAGCTATTTCCATCATTGTCGTGTAACCTGAACGGCTTATTATGAATTTTGCGCGGTTCATAAGAACACTCATTTCTTCGCGTCCCGCATGAGATTTAACGGTAGTAAATTCAGGCATCTTATATTCAAAATCTTCGGCAGGTCTGCCTAAAAGCACCATTTTCTTGCCTGGGAGTTTTTGTACCTGTTTCATCATCACTTCCTCAAGTATCGTCCTCTGTGGTTCCGGACCTGAAATACTTATTAAAAAATCTATATCTTCGGCTACATCTATCTTCCTTATACTTGAAAGTATCCCTGCATAATATATTCGCTCTTGAGTTGCTTTTCTTGTATTTAGTGAAAGAGTCCCGCTCAATGATACCGTATCGGGACTATTGTCGGGAACAATAACCCTTGTGAAGTTTTTATGGAAATGGCTGTTGAAACTTTGCGCCCACTGTTCCGCAAATGATAAAACTTTAGGAGCGCTAAAGCGCAACTGATGAGAGATAAGAAAAGAAGGAACATCAGGAGAATATACGCCGAATCTATTATCACTTATTATTAAATCGTATTTATTTTCCTTAAAAAACTGCCGTGCTTTCTTTTCTTCAACACGGATGGCATGAATCATAATTGGAATATATGCGGTAAATTTTGCAATAAAGAAACGACTTTTTGTATACGGTGGAGGATAATCAGGGAAATAGATAAATCTACACTGCGGAAATTCTTTTTGTAAGAATACAAGAGAAGGACCGCTTGAAGCGATAGTTACTTTGTGGTTGTGTTTGAGAAGTTCTTTGATTATGGGAACATCTCTTGTGGCATGCCCCAAACCCCAAGACAGGGGAGACACAAAAACATGGGCCATTTTAAATTTTTTCTACAGTTCTAAGTTGCCTATTCATCTTGTAAACAAGGACATTTTGAAGTTCCAAATAACAGAATGCAGGAGCGCCCGATTTTGCAAGCGATGAAAAAAACCGTTCCGCAGCTTTTCTGACAAGCGGATAATCCTCAAATGCTCCCTGCAGAAACCAATTTATAAAATAATTCAGTGCGCGAATTTGCGTATGAACCACTTTTTCCAATCTAACTACATCCAAACTAAAAATAAGCTCAACCCAAGTAGAGATTTCATCCCTTAGCATTTTAGTTGTCAAATCTTTCGGGTTTAAATAAACTCTGCCCTCGGCAATATTCTGGAAATATTCCCTAAAAGTCTCACCTTTAGCAAAAGTGGAAGCCATACCGATATCACCAACGTGTGTATCAGTCGTGGCAATAATTCCTTTAGAATATTTTTCCGCAAGTTTCATTGCAAGTGCATTTTTCTGCCAAACTCTGTGCATATTATATTCGGTAACGGGGAACAACTGGAGCAGTTTATGGACAACCCTAAAATTGGGTTTTTCTCCGTGGTCATACCAATAAGGATGGTTGTAAACAAAAGGCAAATCTTTTTCCTTTAAATACGATACGAAAGCAAAAATATCCTTTTTGACTTTTGCTATTTCCATCAGTTCTTTAAATTGGACTTTATTTAATTCATATATGTTTACATGTATGGAATGCCCGACATTCTTCATATCCTTTATTTTTATTTCCACGCCCGGCACCAACCCCTCTTTATCCCAACCAATATGGTCATAGGCATCCATAGTATCGTGGTCGGTAAAAGTAATAAATTTCATGCCTTTTTGGCGAGCTTTTTCATAAAGCGTAAGGGGATCCAAGAATTTTGAAGGCAAAACATCGTGAGAATAATACGTGTGAACATGTAAATCCGTCTCATGCCACCCTTCGCTTAGGAGTTGGGGTATCTTGTCCTTAGATACAATTTTTGAATTATTAATCTTTAGCTTATTCATCAGCGTATATTATACCTCAATTAAGCGTAAAGGCAACTTATACAAGTCGTGATACAAACGAAAAATATTGTGTTTTTTATCCCGACGATTTACCGTCTCGATATCCAGCCACTTCAGTTCCCTCTGAAACTCTTTCACAGAGCCACATTACGGGTTTTAAAATTTCCCTCGCAATATTCTTCAAAATGGGATGCTGTTTTGCAAATCTAACCATTACGGGAGATATTTTATAATAAGCTGAAACAAAAATTTGCCCGACAGGATTAGTTAGTAAGGTATCATCTCTAAAACGCCTGCATAACATAATATCATCTGGCGCTAGAGCAAAACCTTCTAAAAAACAAAGAGGTGCTCCACTACTACCCCCATCATCGGTATCGTCACCTTCATAATACTCAAGCACAGTTGATGTAACAAAATCGCTATTTGTTATTTCAGCATCACTTTCATCAGTAGCGGTTAACGTCAACTCATCGGTCGTACCTCCTGCAGTTCCTGCAGGAACGGTTAATTCTACTATCATACTGTCTGCTTCGTCAGGGTCAAGTGTAATAGAACTTCCACCCAGAAGGTTAGTTGCCCATCCATTTGAAGAAGATGCAGATAAATTATAATTGGCTGTTTCTGCCTGAAAATTTTGCACTACAAAAGTATAACTTTTCACCTCATTAGCAGAAACGTCTTCATCAGCAGGCGCATATACCTGAACACTACCTGCACCCGTCCATTTCTCAAACCCGACAATCTGCCAAACATCTCCGGGAGCAAGAGTGCTACGATTCCACTGGAGAGAATATCCAGCGTCAACATTATTTACATTTACTGTGTTAGGAAGTTCTCCATCATTCATTTCACCCCAATTAGTGTCATAGTCATCCTCATGATACCTGTCAGCCAACGAACTTGGATGTCCGTATAAACCCATAATACCGGCACTTTCATTTTCGTTATTTTTTAGATATACCATATTCACTATTGCACTGTAATAACCTTTCGAATTATCATTACCGTCAAAGTAAGTATCTCCTCCGTGCAGAAAACGACAATCTGTATAAGTAGTTCCACTTGTATTTTCTATATCCCATTCCAATCTATAATAAGAATTCCCGTTTGTATAATAAATCCTTTGGGTAATCCTTACACCTGTTGCTCCTGCATCATAAACCGTTTCTATACTCCAGCCATCAGGTTTACTGTGAGACACGGGTGTAAAAACTGTGCCTCCACAACCACCGGCAGGAACGTTCCCCATTGAAAACTGCTGCGACGTGCCATCTAAAAAAAGAGTCGAACCCTTCGCATTAATACCAAAATATTGTCGGGTTGCGCCATATAGAATTCCCATTTGAGCACAGTCATCCGCCTGAACAGTCAATGGGTCTCCTGTAATCTCCAGCCATACATCATCAGCTTTAACAGTAATAGGAAATAAAATTCCGATTAATCCTGCTATTAAAAACAAGTAGTAGAAAAACCACTTTCCCATTTTTAACCCTCCTTTAAAATTTTTATGGCTTAACATAGTATATGCTAACCTCCGTTTTTTAAAAAATATTTCTTAAAACAAGCTACACTTGCACTGATATTACCATTTTAAAGAACAGCCGAAATTACAGCAACACTATCTGCGCCTACTTGCAGTACTTCCTTTATATTTTTTCCATTTATCCCACCGATAGCAATTATTGGTATGGATATTTTTTTCTTTTATCACTACAGATAAGCTCTATACTACAACTCTTTTAACATAAAAGTAGCTCTATCGTCCCTTTTAACCTATTTAATTATTTCTTCACAAAGCCAAATTACAGGTTTTAAAATCCTTCTCACTGT from bacterium includes the following:
- the acpP gene encoding acyl carrier protein, which encodes MSDIEQKVKDIIVEQLGVKKEQVTENASFIDDLGADSLDTVELVMALEESFNIEIPDEEAEKIRSVGEAITYVNNHNK
- the amrS gene encoding AmmeMemoRadiSam system radical SAM enzyme, which produces MKEAWFYNATENKNVTCFLCPHNCQIKPGERGQCNVRENINGKLYSLVYGKIIAEHIDPIEKKPIYHILPGSSSYSIGTVGCNLSCRNCQNWQISQLDKKSPIRGKNTTPEEIVKNAIKSNCKSIAYTYTEPTIFYEFAYDCAVLAHLEGLKNIFVTNGHINSEPLEKIAPFLDACNVDLKSFKEKTYKKICGGKLEPVKNSIKLMKKLGIWVEITTLIIPKVNDSFEEIADIADFIKDIGEETPWHISAFYPNYLMTDIAHTSVSSLKKARQIGMDKGLKYVYTGNISIDENENTYCYNCKNLLIQRQGFSVIKNIVKNKKCPNCNVKIDGFLE
- a CDS encoding glutamine synthetase codes for the protein MDKRQEILKLAKKEKIRFIRLWFTDILGFLKSFAITIDELEEALYEGKGFDGSSVEGFARIDESDMVALPDPDTFVILPWGPSSDIKVARMFCDIKNPDGSAYDGDPRYVLKRILKKVKDMGYTFYVGPELEYFYFKNSQPKAEPIDFGGYFDLTPMDIASDLRKKTVIALQSMGIPVEYSHHEVAPSQHEIDLRYRDALTMADTVMTYRLVVKEIALQNGVYATFMPKPIFGENGSGMHINMSLFKGKKNVFFDKNDKLHLSKIARDFIAGLMKHAQEVTSITNQWVNSYKRLVPGYEAPIYISWAQKNRSDLIRIPMYKPGREKSTRVEYRAPDPACNPYLAFSIMLAAGLEGMEKGYKLKTPIERNVYEIGKEERKKLGIDTLPGDLYEAVLLTSKSKLVKETLGDHVFNKFLENKKIEWNNYRAQVTSYEMDRYYSIL
- a CDS encoding NAD+ synthase, which encodes MQELIEQISIWIKEEIKKAGKDGVVLGLSGGLDSTITAFLCKQALGQEKVLGILMPCHPNPNVSEDTKLSVEFLKIPTKYIDLTPAYDMFLSILPEGNKTSHSNLKVRLRMATLYYFANKFNYLVAGTSNKSEYNVGYFTKYGDGAVDLMPIADIYKTELFKLAEYINVPKKIIDKPPSADLWEGQTDEKELGITYEKLDNALKNLLENKKPANSTQEELVEKMIKESVHKKILPPIFKRKNN
- the rpoN gene encoding RNA polymerase factor sigma-54; its protein translation is MEIQQKLQQRLQQRLIMTPQLRQAMHILQLPILELKALMQEELINNPLLQEQLDEEKDKNETEETSQEKNEETKELDSKWDEYLQITKSPKKYTQEERERRNYIESSITKPISLQHHLAQQLKETDLKNLDKEIAETIIANIDDDGYLKADINEIAHILDTNKEKIEKILLIIQGFDPVGVAARNLQECLLLQLRDEKTPAYPDQQKTGRNDALLEKIINEHIDDLANKRYHKITSSLKISDEELRNKIHIIEKLEPKPGRQYASTEFNFIVPDVIVKKVGNDYKIIVNEKELPILKITPSYKKLLQESKKTDKTTKYIKEKLTSAEWLLKNIRHRQDTIYRVTSYIVQRQREFLDKGAGHLKVLTLKDVAEATVLHSSTISRVTSTKYIETPRGIFKLRYFFSGGLAKTSDLLEDETEITASRNVKNLIKTLFEKESHLHPLSDQKMTDFLNKQGYKIARRTVAKYREQLGILPSKMRRTL
- a CDS encoding FG-GAP repeat protein; this translates as MNKKNKKNKIIIVILFFLAGIIGFGNQAQAASNLVQITATPSDVTADNSTSYTIAFNTSGTIPNNGKITIQFPAGFDVSGASFISWTGFDAGQSLTVATQTITITRDGLGTSSIGGAKTIVLGDIINTSTAADNYQVIVTTKNAANTALNGPTDTVYFQIFDSHSETNIDGIYYLRDDIKTHYQGGGSILSGNDVGTFSRTAPTSNENRNCNNWIQFYFDENGTYTQANQISNIYYHIWWITSDSQGILGYDKTGVYSPTTDECFTINTADSPNKVVNHDLYAGKQTFAEPQSIFGNAIYNFGIKFSVSSPVIISFPDRSSFIIINLPDNIDTLGISQDGNTDYDEDGLTDYAELFTYYTNPYDADTDDDGWNDKYEVDSNLNPIDPESAPTFGKWLIKQYDGVAAGDSFGWSVSSISDIDGDGKDDVLVGACSTAPGGLVNAGSAYIYSSNTGSLIKQYDGVAAGDSFGWSVSSISDIDGDGKDDVLVGAYGADPGGLSSAGSAYIYSSNTGSLIKQYDGVAAGDYFGYSVSSISDIDGDGKDDVLVGAYSTDPGGLYNAGSAYIYSSDTGSLIKQYDGGVINDNFGYSVSSISDIDGDGKDDVLVGARYAGSAYIYSSNTGELIKQYDGIASNDSFGRSVSSISDIDGDGKDDVLVGAYVTDPGGLFGAGSAYIYSSNTGELIKQYDGIAPNDSFGYSVSSISDIDGDGKDDVLVGARYALSDAGSAYIYSSNNDYISPQSWSKASSNNNSFDLDDYFIDPNNSTIPARNQTVTYTASTLDNPYINVSIDADNNVSFSQPVWWSGTETVVFTATDSTGLSSTSNTVILTVIGEEGGDDDEVKDYCFIATATFGTPLASEVRVLSRFRDSYLLTNPVGEGFVATYYKVSPRAALFIKEHPVLKKAVRSVLNPLIWLSQKAVE